The Ruania alba genome has a window encoding:
- the thpR gene encoding RNA 2',3'-cyclic phosphodiesterase: protein MRLFAALWPPPEVLDHLEGALAGVLDPASGGGPPALRRTSRENLHVTLAFYGQVPDGAAPDVRAALAEEATIAAPLHLHLAGSGSFTDRSLWVGIGGETPELTDLMLACARAPYATEGPVPRRPRPHLTVARASRRGTPEGRGRRRRERSAAGPSAVAIAARALAVYRGPDWMAEDISIVASHLGEGPGGAPRYEVIDTLPLGL, encoded by the coding sequence ATGAGACTGTTCGCGGCGCTGTGGCCGCCACCGGAGGTGCTTGACCACCTCGAGGGTGCGCTGGCAGGCGTGCTCGATCCCGCCTCGGGCGGCGGGCCGCCGGCGCTGCGGCGCACCTCGCGGGAAAACCTGCACGTCACGCTGGCGTTCTACGGGCAGGTGCCCGACGGCGCAGCCCCGGACGTGCGCGCGGCGCTCGCCGAGGAGGCCACCATCGCGGCACCGCTGCACCTGCACCTGGCCGGGTCGGGATCGTTCACCGACCGATCCCTCTGGGTGGGGATCGGTGGGGAAACACCGGAGCTGACCGACCTGATGCTCGCCTGTGCTCGTGCACCGTACGCGACGGAGGGACCGGTGCCGCGCCGCCCCCGCCCGCACCTGACAGTGGCCCGAGCCTCCAGGCGCGGGACGCCGGAAGGGCGCGGCCGCCGGCGACGCGAGCGCTCCGCTGCTGGACCCTCGGCGGTGGCAATCGCCGCCCGGGCGCTCGCGGTGTATCGAGGTCCGGACTGGATGGCTGAGGACATCTCGATCGTGGCCTCACACCTGGGGGAAGGTCCCGGGGGTGCGCCCCGGTACGAGGTGATCGACACCCTCCCGCTCGGCCTGTAG
- a CDS encoding ArsR/SmtB family transcription factor, giving the protein MSAEPAPELDVVLRGLADANRRAILNVIRGAPRPVGAIAEEVGLSQQTTSHHLGVLRSAGLATGTRDGTKHLYTVSTDGLAAVQSYLDDFWPSKLSALKAVVERHEAEHG; this is encoded by the coding sequence ATGAGCGCTGAACCCGCCCCCGAGCTCGATGTGGTGCTGAGAGGGTTGGCCGATGCGAATCGGCGAGCGATCCTGAACGTGATCCGCGGTGCGCCACGCCCCGTGGGTGCGATCGCCGAGGAAGTCGGTCTGTCCCAGCAGACGACGTCCCACCATCTCGGCGTGCTCCGCAGTGCTGGACTGGCGACCGGGACGCGGGATGGCACCAAACACCTGTACACGGTGAGTACCGACGGATTGGCGGCGGTGCAGTCCTACCTGGACGACTTCTGGCCGAGCAAGTTGTCTGCGCTGAAGGCGGTAGTCGAGCGCCACGAGGCTGAGCATGGCTGA
- a CDS encoding TfoX/Sxy family protein — protein MTAQEELIERLRTALAGEASVREVSMFGGRSFMVHEAMIVSALQGGDLLVRVDAQQHEELLARPGASQAEMGAGRSMGRGWLSLSADVISDEQGLVFWLDAALTHNRSTARA, from the coding sequence GTGACGGCACAGGAGGAGCTGATCGAGCGGCTCCGCACGGCGCTCGCGGGTGAAGCGTCGGTCCGTGAGGTGTCGATGTTCGGCGGCCGGTCGTTCATGGTGCACGAAGCGATGATCGTCAGTGCGCTCCAGGGCGGCGACCTCCTGGTCCGCGTGGATGCCCAGCAGCATGAGGAGCTCCTGGCGCGTCCGGGCGCCTCCCAGGCCGAGATGGGAGCCGGTCGGAGCATGGGGCGGGGGTGGCTCTCGCTCAGTGCCGACGTGATCTCGGACGAGCAGGGGCTGGTGTTCTGGCTCGACGCCGCCTTGACGCACAATCGGTCCACGGCACGAGCGTGA
- a CDS encoding nuclear transport factor 2 family protein, translating into MTGTDAEEIVHDYHQAWTSGDVDRAMTHVADEIVCRAPGIDLRGKEAYREFIASFAPSLTGIADIAAFADGDRVALFYYPQTAATSIAPAAECFTLRDGVITESVLLFDRLSFGPPEDAQ; encoded by the coding sequence ATGACTGGCACTGATGCTGAAGAGATCGTGCACGACTACCACCAGGCCTGGACCAGCGGCGACGTCGACCGCGCGATGACGCACGTGGCCGATGAGATCGTGTGTCGCGCACCTGGAATCGACCTCCGGGGCAAGGAAGCGTACCGGGAGTTCATCGCCTCTTTCGCGCCCTCGTTGACCGGGATCGCTGACATCGCTGCCTTTGCCGACGGTGACCGGGTCGCGCTGTTCTACTATCCGCAGACCGCGGCGACCAGCATCGCGCCGGCCGCGGAGTGCTTCACCCTGCGCGATGGCGTGATTACCGAGAGCGTGCTGCTCTTCGACCGGCTCTCCTTCGGTCCGCCCGAGGACGCGCAGTGA
- a CDS encoding ATP-dependent DNA ligase — protein MDLPISLPITPMLAKAAKAVPAADAVAGGYSYEPKWDGFRGILLRDGDEVEIASRGSKPLTRYFPELVEAIREHLPSRCAIDGEIVVRSGEPGAQRLDWEALSQRIHPAESRVQRLAAETPAEFVAFDLLALEDEDLMEVPFEQRRTRLAEVLGELATDAPIHLTRVTDDQAVAEDWFERFEGAGLDGVIAKPNRSVYQPGKRTMIKVKHSRTAEAVAVGYRVHKSGQGVGSLLLGLYTDDGQLINVGGIAAFTNARRLELVDELEPFVQRDDDGDAVRGETDRSRFSSNKDVSFVRLRPERVVEVKFDQLEGHRFRHAVTFLRWRPDRDPASCTLDQVDRAMAYDLGEVLTR, from the coding sequence GTGGACCTGCCGATCTCGTTGCCCATCACGCCCATGCTCGCCAAGGCCGCGAAAGCGGTGCCCGCCGCCGATGCGGTCGCGGGCGGCTACAGCTACGAACCCAAGTGGGACGGGTTCCGCGGCATCCTGCTGCGCGACGGCGACGAGGTGGAGATCGCCTCGCGCGGGTCGAAGCCGCTCACCCGGTACTTCCCCGAGCTGGTCGAGGCGATCCGTGAGCACCTGCCCTCGCGATGCGCGATCGACGGTGAGATCGTGGTGCGTTCCGGCGAACCGGGAGCGCAGCGCCTGGACTGGGAGGCGTTGTCGCAGCGGATTCACCCGGCGGAGTCCCGGGTGCAGCGGCTCGCGGCCGAGACGCCGGCCGAGTTCGTGGCCTTCGACCTGCTCGCGCTCGAGGACGAGGACCTGATGGAGGTGCCTTTCGAGCAGCGACGCACCAGGTTGGCGGAGGTGCTCGGTGAACTCGCCACCGACGCCCCGATCCACCTCACCCGCGTCACCGACGACCAGGCCGTGGCCGAGGACTGGTTCGAGCGGTTCGAGGGCGCCGGCCTGGACGGGGTGATCGCCAAACCGAACAGGTCCGTCTACCAGCCCGGCAAGCGCACCATGATCAAGGTGAAGCACTCACGCACTGCCGAGGCGGTCGCCGTCGGGTATCGGGTGCACAAGTCCGGCCAGGGGGTGGGATCACTGCTGCTCGGGCTCTACACCGATGACGGGCAGCTCATCAACGTCGGCGGGATCGCCGCGTTCACGAACGCCCGGCGCTTGGAGCTGGTGGACGAGCTCGAGCCGTTCGTCCAGCGCGACGACGACGGCGATGCGGTGCGTGGCGAGACCGACCGGTCCCGGTTCAGCTCGAACAAGGACGTCAGCTTCGTCCGCCTCCGGCCCGAGCGCGTGGTGGAGGTGAAGTTCGACCAGCTCGAAGGGCACCGGTTCCGGCACGCGGTGACCTTCCTGCGCTGGCGCCCGGACCGGGACCCTGCCTCGTGCACCCTGGACCAGGTGGACCGCGCCATGGCCTACGACCTGGGCGAGGTCCTCACCCGGTAG
- a CDS encoding SRPBCC family protein codes for MAEYQTSIEIAAPPEVVYDYLTTDDGMTAWMGQHANLDPRPGGTFAVDIAGYLIRGRYLHTEPPTRVTVSWGVAGSEDLPAGASTVEFRLTAIEGGTRVDLTHSDLPDPDVPGHADGWQHFLPRLAVAATGGDAGPDRWRPLNTDRHALSAPEGGDHDWH; via the coding sequence ATGGCTGAGTACCAGACCTCGATCGAGATCGCGGCCCCACCGGAGGTGGTGTACGACTACCTGACCACCGACGACGGTATGACGGCGTGGATGGGCCAGCACGCCAACCTCGACCCGCGACCGGGCGGAACATTCGCCGTCGACATCGCCGGATACCTGATCCGGGGCCGGTACCTGCATACGGAACCACCCACCCGCGTCACTGTTTCGTGGGGTGTCGCCGGCAGCGAGGATCTGCCGGCGGGAGCGTCCACGGTCGAGTTCCGGCTCACCGCGATCGAGGGTGGCACGCGGGTCGACCTCACCCACTCCGATCTTCCCGACCCGGATGTGCCCGGGCACGCGGACGGCTGGCAGCACTTCCTGCCGCGGCTAGCGGTTGCCGCAACCGGCGGCGACGCAGGTCCAGATCGTTGGCGACCACTGAACACCGACCGACACGCACTGTCAGCACCCGAAGGAGGAGACCATGACTGGCACTGA